Below is a genomic region from Campylobacter geochelonis.
ACTTTATTAAGCACATCTCTAGATAATGTATCAAATGGCTCCATTCTTCCATCAAAACCTTGCACAACAAGCGTTTCAAGGCTTTTTGCATGTGCTGGATCGATTGCAGGAGGATTTTCATAAGCTTGCAAATTTGTAGTGCTAAATCCAACTATTAAAGCAACCAGTAGCCCTGCTATAGTTTTTGCACTGTTTTTGCCTTTAGTATGCTTTTCAGGTTTTTTCGGACTACTTTCTCTTTTGCTGCTTTCATCTATCAAGCGAGATAGTTTTAAAAATCTTGAATTTGGGTTAAAGAAATTAAAGAGCATTCCAACTGTTAAGAGAAAATATCCAAAATATGTAGGAAGTTTGCCTGGGTCTTTATTAACCGAAAGGATAGTTCCTTGCTCATCTCTATCATAAGAGCTTTGGAAAAATCTATAACCATCATAATCTAAAACGTGATTCATGTAAATTTTAAAATCCATACTTAAATTCCCATCTTTTACTACAACTTGACTGCTATATCCAGATGGCGAGTTTGAACCAGGATATCTATCCATCTCAAAATCTTTTAGATACAAGCTAAATGGTAGTTCTATCATCTTTGGTGACCAAGCTACTTGAAACTCTTTGCCTCCTACATTAAACGCGCGCGGATAATCTCCAAAAAACGTGAAAACCTCTTTAGTATCGCCATTGTATGATAAATCAGCGATTACGGCGTTATTTCCCATTTCGGTTTGTGGAAGCGAGACAACCTCTCTTTTGGCTGAAGCAAGAAGCGTTTTTGGAGCAAAATTTACTCCATCTATAGTGTAGAGATTAAGCGAGTCAAACGGAATTTCTACATCTTTTGAAAGTACACCTTTACTCATATCTGCCATTTTCATATACTCAATGTTTTGGTTTGTTTTGATATAAAATTTTCCATCTTTTAGCGAAATTTGCATATACTCTTTTTGCTTAGGCTCTACGTTAAATGCAACGTCTAAATCGCCTATCTCGACTATATCGCCACTTTTTAAAAGAAGTGTTTTTTTGTTTGTTTGATCTGAAAATAAAAGCTCAACTATCGGTTCACCATTTGGCGAAGCAACCCATTTTAAAGCACCATTTAATACAAATTTTTTATATTTTAAAACAGCGTCTTTACCATCGGTATCTATTGACATAGAAAAATCGTTCTTTTCTGAGTTTGTTGAGATGTATTGAGCTGAGTCTTTTGAAACTTTTTTACCATCTTTATCTCTTGCCATAAGTTGGAAGTATACTTCTCTAGTTGAGATTAAATTTGTTTGACTGTTTTCTCTAATATGCATAGAGCCTTCAAAGCCCACATATCTTGTTATAGCAGCTCCTAAAAATATAAAAATAAAGCTTATGTGAAGCAAAAAAACAGGAAGTTTTTTGATATTATAAAGTCTATACCTATAGATATTATAAGATAAGTTTATAACAAGAAGAAGCTGGATAATGCCAAACCAATCCGCCCCATATATAAACGCCCACGCTGCATCTGTTCCACTAACGCTCTCGACTATGGTAGCAATAGCGCTAAATGCAGCAAAAATAAGAAGTAAGATGACCATACAGGCCATGCTAAAAAAAGATGAAAATGGTTTATCCATTAATTTTCCTTAAAAAATGCTTTTGTTAAATTTGCTAAATTTGTATAAATTCAGCCCGATATCTACTTAACCTTAACAGGCATAAATAAAAAATCATATATTTTCCACTCGCCATTTATCTTGTGTAAAACTATGTTTTTTTCGAAAGAATGCTGCTGTTTTTTATAGTTTGATGTAAGTTTAACAACTGCTACAGAAGCGCTACTTAAATCTTTTAAATTCTCAAATTTAAGCTCAACTGTATCGTCGTTTCCTTTGTAATCATAATCTATGTAAAAAAGGTCTTTCCCGCCATTTAAATCTTTAAATTTTCTAAAATAATCAACATTATTATTTTTCTCTAAAAGCTGTTGGGCTTTATTAATATCGCCTTTTTCGCATAATAAGATAAACTCTTTAACAACATCAGCTGGATTATCTAAATTTTTGTTTGCACAGCCATAAAAAACAGATGCGATGAAAACTAAAGAAAAAATAAATTTTTTCATGAGGAAGCTCCTTAAAAATGTGAAGTATATAGGCACTAATTTAATATTGTTTTAATACTATTATATGAAAACCTTAAAATTGCAATATAAAAAAAGTCTAAATTTTAATTATCTCTTTTTGCTACTTAAAAGCTGCTTATAAAAAGGCATTTTTATCAAAAAAGTAATATAAATTTAACCTTTTTTCATATAAAAAATTTAGTAATAATTTTTTTGACTAAATTTAATCAATCATTTTTATATATATTTTTAAAAGTGCGATATTTAGGCTATATCTATTTAATATATCTAATTCATATAAAATAATTTAGGTTAAAAAAATTAATTATTTTTTTAAAGTTTTCAAATAAAATTTAAGCAAAGTATAAAGAAATTTACCTTAAAATCTTTTTGAGGTTTTATTAACAGATTTTTAACATAAATTCTATGGTTGCAAAATAACTGTTTTTGAAATTTATTATCAATTAGGCTTTAAGGAGGCTTTAATGAAAGAAGGATTGTTGAAACTAGCAAGGCGCGCCTGTATCATGGCTTTTGCCGCTACAGTGGCATCTTCGCAGCTATATGCTACAACGCAAAGCGAAGAGCTTGCAACTGAAGCAAAGAAATTTCAGGTTCCTGCAGGTCAGAGTGCAGCTGATAAATATCAGGTGAAACTCAACGACGCGGGTTTTGTACAAGAAGATAGTTCTGTTCCTAGAACACTTGAAGACTATGTTTATGGAGCAAATGATTTTTTTGATTTACTTATCAAGGTTCACCCGATGTTTAAATACGAAAAAGAGGGTCGTTTGATAGGTAAATATACTATGAGTGATCGTATGGAAGAGTTTGTTGAGATGAACCATGGCCCAGAATATGCTAAAAAAATGGGGCAAGATCATGTTGCAGTTACTTATCGTTTAGGTATGGAATCAATTCTTGATTATCCTAACAAATTTGTTGGTCCAAAAAAATGTGGCGAGTGCCACCCAGCACAATACGCCCAATGGTCAAGATCGCGCCACTCTCTTTCTGTTCGTTTTCCTGATGAGCTAGCAGAGGTTGATGGCGATCCAAAAAGAAAGATGTATGGCACGGAAGCTACCATTCTTCCATGGGGAATTTATCCAGATGATGTTTATGCGGTTATAGGAACTCCAAGAACAAAATATGGCTTTTTGGATAGATGGTTAGTTCGTGGAACTTATCATATCGAAGATGGAAATTTAAGCGATATGAGCGGTTATATGGTTGCAGGTGGTAACCAATTCTCAAGAAACTGGGCAGAACATATAACTCCAGAAGTTGCTAAAAAGATAGCTGAGTTTTCACCAGGTTTTCCAACTACAATGGAAGGTATGGCGCACAGTGGTTCAAAAGTTTGGGGTGTAAACTCATATGGTTCTAAAAACAGAGAAACTATGGTATTTCAACCAGCTAGTTCATACTGTGAAGTTTG
It encodes:
- a CDS encoding DUF4878 domain-containing protein; this translates as MKKFIFSLVFIASVFYGCANKNLDNPADVVKEFILLCEKGDINKAQQLLEKNNNVDYFRKFKDLNGGKDLFYIDYDYKGNDDTVELKFENLKDLSSASVAVVKLTSNYKKQQHSFEKNIVLHKINGEWKIYDFLFMPVKVK
- the ccsA gene encoding cytochrome c biogenesis protein — encoded protein: MDKPFSSFFSMACMVILLLIFAAFSAIATIVESVSGTDAAWAFIYGADWFGIIQLLLVINLSYNIYRYRLYNIKKLPVFLLHISFIFIFLGAAITRYVGFEGSMHIRENSQTNLISTREVYFQLMARDKDGKKVSKDSAQYISTNSEKNDFSMSIDTDGKDAVLKYKKFVLNGALKWVASPNGEPIVELLFSDQTNKKTLLLKSGDIVEIGDLDVAFNVEPKQKEYMQISLKDGKFYIKTNQNIEYMKMADMSKGVLSKDVEIPFDSLNLYTIDGVNFAPKTLLASAKREVVSLPQTEMGNNAVIADLSYNGDTKEVFTFFGDYPRAFNVGGKEFQVAWSPKMIELPFSLYLKDFEMDRYPGSNSPSGYSSQVVVKDGNLSMDFKIYMNHVLDYDGYRFFQSSYDRDEQGTILSVNKDPGKLPTYFGYFLLTVGMLFNFFNPNSRFLKLSRLIDESSKRESSPKKPEKHTKGKNSAKTIAGLLVALIVGFSTTNLQAYENPPAIDPAHAKSLETLVVQGFDGRMEPFDTLSRDVLNKVYRGEDYKGMSPSAVMLSLIINPDYWRTVPFIKVSDKELKKLLGMPENATHARFGNFYGKDDQNNTYYKLGKIAEEINRKPPGNRTKFDKDVVKVDERLNIFYMAFMSELFKIVPKENDPTNTWYSAYGAFRGIQGDEAKRVSTLLQNYFESVIDAQTSGDWSKANSGLELLKEYQRKVGAAVTPSMNKLNFEVLFNKAQIFQRLTPVYLIAGFMLLIFVFMRMMNPKLNMSFAFKSVYAVNLLAFLIHTTGLALRWYVSGHAPWANAYESLVYIAWSLSLSGIIFSRTSAISLSLTSILAGITLFVAHLSHIDPQITPLQPVLNSYWLTIHVSVITASYGFLGLGSLLGLFTLVLFIIKKSDKNDEISRNILEATRINEMSLILGLCLLTVGNFLGGVWANESWGRYWGWDSKETWSLVTILIYAAVIHMRFIPKVNSQYWFAVASMFSYASVIMTYFGVNFYLSGMHSYAAGESIPVPNVVWISALVMVILSVLAYFKRRYATRL